The following proteins are encoded in a genomic region of Cryptomeria japonica chromosome 11, Sugi_1.0, whole genome shotgun sequence:
- the LOC131068568 gene encoding E3 ubiquitin-protein ligase UPL1 isoform X1 has protein sequence MRPARKSDTDPPRRVTEFIQSIISIPLEEIEAPLSRFTWDYDDKGSFHHWTELFLHFNFFLSKYVSSRNDLQLSDNMLDEEILFPKGAVLQILRVLTIIFENCRDKGSFSGLEHFTHLLSSNDPEILLAALQALVALVKINPAKLHLSGRLPVNVVLNRHLLALSQGWGSKEEGLGLFSCVVENGCDSSASQLGSTLHFEFYKDNALDSAENTSGQNMAGLQVVHVPGLLLQPKDSIGFLKDLVHKYQIPGELRFTIWTRIRYASAFSSITSRRQYTCIRLLAFMVLVQSSDTHEELGAFFSNDPEFMNDLMKVLQSEDLIPDDIRALAMWALSYQFAAISASQERSRALNVPNIVTNAANRVFLLSLLQKAVMSLTTTEACSISLVEGALYFFLAHVTSSSASPSPTRETGLIPALLPLLEDTNSTHMHLVVCAVKILRKFMDYSSPAVTLFRDLRGLDNSVRRLKIEVNRVVEVSEGSDIATSSFNELKYGQILYSQRRLIKALLKVLGLTTYAPATAARAPNSEESSLPSSLSLIFRHSHKFGGDIFSSGVTLMNELIHKDPTCFSMLHAAGLPTAFLDAISEDLLLPSSKALCCIPNGLDALCLNNVGLQAVTERNALQFLVGVFTSRKYLLSLNEGVAPLANAMEELMRHVPSLRGPGVDVIIEILRKVATMEIVGLESKEMKDCPVPMETDSEDKYNAGVAVTGTAAQNMTNERFLQLCISHAMVFVHRALETSDICRIFVEKKGIEALMSFLTLPGIPLSPDGMTVAVHMVAVSKVFTHQHSNVLAQVYCEFLRGHLRATSDELDPVAGTNLLAAENGLNQKVFWCFFVLQFFVFLADATRENRWLAALMTEFGNGSKDVLIDIGRIHREILWQIALFEDSKVGVKKDDGPSVKALTTDSDSPASDIDEHMPSSIGQYVDLILNQHRQSSVWNAEHQLFDLIHLFHDFGHRARLQRRLNMDSSSRSRQISSRQISSHSDEGTSRSKTESSKPKSLHSFCYEILRSLSFHISHLFSEMGKVMHLPSRRRDESPTVGPASKSVASTFANIFLDDLNFAGHINISETEVPISAKCSYLGKVVDFIQAVIVDRQESCNPVLLNSFYAHGVIKSLLTTFEATGQLLWTVMQTPSMMETEVKEQEHKDESDKAWIFSTLVTYAGLMDHLVRPTSILASNSSQFLVQPVAGGDFSLPKDPESFAKVLQSQVLKAVRPLWNHPLFPQCSVEFISLICSIMKHVYTGVDAKMVKATGNVGNASFQGVAPPLDESAIAMIVEMGFSRSRAEEALRHVRSNRVELAMEWLINHPEEASQEDDELARALALSLGNTDSSSTEEMATDQKVMEEEEDLVQSPPIDEILSTCVKLLQAKDSLAFPLRDLLVILCTRNDGQDRERVILFLVDQLKLCNGSDGRHNSLLSLTSHVLALILHEDNVACQVASQNGLVSVLLDVLSNFCPAEVEMESMPELKYVTAILLVLGHMVQAKPKSDSNALMSDQLKKRDESLQNSENVVDNQQKSLENAFNVGEGYMTSEEQKRAIDIVCNFIQIHFPSTTIQALLQLCARLTRVHAIALRFLEKGGLAALLNLPTKCLFSGFDNVATTIIRHILEDPHTLQLAMESEIRHSIVAASTRNIGGRVSPRTFLSNLAPVISRDPAVFILAARAVCQIEMHGERPYVILSKDREKEKGKEKEKLLEKDKQGTGDKAIQVEKGLLGNVGNGSIKISDVGGKTKGHKKSSHNFASVIEQLLDVVIQFSPSAKDDIGGKSQCLGSATDMEVDENPLDGKGKAVVGKDNVELECKSSAALARAAFILKLLTEILLMYPSAINVVLRRDTESSHFKGPLQGGSTVMGHGGPLYHVLNRLLPYGGHHSKEKPPNSEWRQKLSSKASQFLMAVCVRSGEGRRRVFVEIVNFLNAYFDSHDGGYKPPDSQMNAFIDFINDVLAARSPSGSNISAEVSKTLIDVGAVQALCLTLKYLDLDHPDSVKIVNGIVKALESLTVEQIQSQEDSENKHGSRGASDSSRHQLPNDGENQEGPSSDTIAQPRQNETDFDQMESSHDALMSIQNAANLMIGSEEDFTHESVEEDGVVADYSMDNGGQDSSADEDEEEEMSGDGGEEDAEDDDEDEEEDDEELDEDDVHHLSHPDADQDDQDVHELGDDFDEDDILEDEEDDDDENNFIFRLEDGIDMFNHFEVLGREGDFPSDPFHVMPIEEVFGANRRQGRTTSIYNLLGRTDDRGAAFQHPLLVPSVPSRSVMHRSTDVHVISENAGDRLIMDRNLESTSAPSDLDSIFRTLRSGRPGNRLSNWADDSQQLRGTNNSSIALGIEELFVSQLRRATPVEDGPTVQGNDANVSHEKGEASVSQAADDGTPTLQPQEDNLVREEQEQSQTEGNIGENINTDAAQPLQHSSEVQVNQSTISGQHDLDVQDERNERSMRDVEAVSQDSSGSGATLGESLRSLEVEIGSADGHDDAGERPPLGDSQTTRIQALGRVLGATGNLNQINTSGNMEGVQVENTNRDPVQPDTVREMNQTVIDGASTEQQQTNLAAGPSIDPAFLEALPEDLRTEVLASQQNQPAQTVNNDPPNTDEIDPEFLAALPPDIQAEVLAQQRAQRLLQSRQFEGQPVDMDSASILATLPPDLRAEVLLTSPEAVLANISESLVTEARRLRQRFGYYLPTDRLGAARRTLIDRSRRNGSGIGGRNGSMGSDRVGSSSTHKTIFGDKLIEADGKPLVDAQALKAMLRLLRLVQPVYKGPLQRLLFNICTHSVTRVTLVQLLLDMLLPDVEGSAGNSDSDGMSSYRLYGCLGHVNYSRPQLSDGVPPLVSRRVLETLTHLAQNHPLVAKHLLYLEENKSLKPKRDHDMGRGKALMIDEENRLETINEEDSGKFPIVLLLKLLNQPLYSRSTAHLEQVMGLLKVIMQSIEIDAQSGSESQPLDSVQKPAPPDGTTDDQLGSSGLEMASHASSSGTGKKFDATTVLLGIPKTELRLLSSLLAREGLSELAYSHSVDVLMKLVKIVPSHRHLFINELANATETLSNIAVSELQSFGEGENIVLSTTLSGAAILRVLQALSSLAASFQKEKDDEVLPEQEHAESLGTIRSLNAGLEPLWQELSLCISKIENRSSSMSLVPSASGTNGILPPLPPGTQRVLPYIEAFFVTCEKLQSGQTTSGQLECISATATEVKEATSLFESTQSLSSTAQQRKIDEKGITLMKFAEKHKRLLNAFVRQNSGLLEKSLSLLLKVPRLIEFDNKRAYFRSKIRQHQDHQNYSSVRISVRRAYVLEDSYNQLRMRQARELKGRLNVHFQGEEGIDAGGLTREWYQLLSRVIFDKNALLFTTVGNEATFQPNPNSCYQTEHLSYFKFVGRVVAKALFDGQLLDVHFTRSFYKHILGAKVTYHDIEAVDPDYYKNLKWMLENDIRDMPDLTFSMDADEEKLILYEKEEVTDHELIPGGRNIRVTEENKHEYVDLVAEHRLTTAIRPQINAFLEGFNELVPRNLISIFNDKELELLISGLPEIDLDDLRANTEYAGYSAASPVIQWFWEAVQSFNKEDRARLIQFVTGTSKVPLEGFKALQGISGLQRFQIHKAYGSPDRLPSAHTCFNQLDLPEYPSREQLEERLLLAIHEANEGFGFG, from the exons ATGAGGCCTGCAAGGAAATCGGACACTGATCCT CCTCGGAGGGTAACAGAATTCATTCAAAGCATAATTAGCATCCCACTGGAGGAGATTGAAGCTCCTCTCTCAAGATTTACTTGGGATTACGATGACAAG GGTAGCTTCCATCATTGGACAGAATTGTTTTTacattttaacttttttttaagtAAATATGTCAGTTCTAGAAATGATCTACAGTTATCTGACAATATGTTGGATGAAGAAATCCTCTTTCCAAAAGGCGCAGTTCTGCAAATTCTGAGAGTGCTTACCATAATATTTGAAAATTGTCGAGATAAAGGTTCTTTCAGTGGTTTAGAG CACTTTACACATCTTCTATCATCAAATGACCCTGAAATACTTTTAGCAGCTCTGCAAGCACTTGTGGCTCTTGTAAAGATTAACCCAGCAAAGTTACACCTTAGTGGAAGATTACCGGTAAATGTGGTGTTGAATCGACATCTGCTTGCATTGTCACAGGGATGGGGTAGTAAAGAAGAAGGCCTGGGATTATTCTCATGTGTTGTAGAAAATGGCTGTGATTCCTCAGCAAGCCAGTTGGGGTCTACTCTGCATTTTGAGTTTTATAAGGATAATGCTTTGGACTCTGCAGAAAATACAAGTGGTCAAAATATGGCTGGTTTACAAGTCGTGCATGTTCCTGGGTTGCTTCTGCAACCAAAAGATAGCATTGGTTTTTTGAAGGATTTAGTACATAAATACCAGATACCCGGTGAACTTAGATTTACCATATGGACTCGAATCCGGTATGCATCTGCTTTTTCTTCAATCACCAGTCGCAGGCAGTATACTTGTATCAGGCTTCTAGCCTTTATGGTACTTGTGCAGTCAAGTGATACCCACGAAGAATTAGGGGCATTCTTTTCAAATGATCCAGAGTTTATGAATGATTTAATGAAGGTCCTGCAGTCCGAGGATCTAATTCCTGATGATATTAGGGCATTAGCTATGTGGGCTCTAAGTTACCAGTTTGCAGCAATATCTGCATCCCAAGAGAGGAGTCGAGCGTTGAATGTTCCAAACATAGTTACCAATGCAGCCAATCGTGTGTTTCTGTTGAGCTTGCTCCAAAAGGCTGTGATGTCATTGACTACGACAGAAGCATGTTCTATTTCATTAGTGGAAGGTGCTTTATACTTTTTCTTGGCACATGTTACGTCATCATCAGCTTCTCCAAGTCCTACGAGAGAAACAGGGCTGATTCCAGCCCTTCTTCCTTTGTTAGAGGACACCAATTCTACTCACATGCATCTTGTTGTATGTGCTGTAAAGATTCTCCGAAAGTTTATGGATTACAGTAGTCCTGCAGTTACATTATTCCGGGATCTTAGAGGTCTAGATAATTCAGTCAGAAGGCTGAAAATTGAGGTTAACAGGGTTGTGGAGGTTTCTGAAGGGAGTGATATTGCAACATCATCATTTAATGAATTGAAATATGGACAGATTTTGTATAGTCAGAGGCGACTTATTAAGGCCTTGCTTAAGGTTCTAGGATTAACAACCTATGCACCGGCGACTGCTGCAAGGGCTCCAAACTCAGAGGAGAGTTCTTTGCCATCAAGCTTATCTTTAATATTTCGTCATTCCCATAAGTTTGGAGGTGACATCTTTTCTTCTGGTGTCACACTTATGAATGAACTAATTCATAAAGATCCAACTTGTTTCTCAATGCTGCATGCAGCAGGACTTCCCACCGCATTTTTGGATGCTATTTCAGAAGACTTGTTGTTGCCTTCTTCGAAAGCACTTTGCTGCATCCCTAATGGTCTGGATGCTCTATGCCTTAACAATGTTGGATTGCAGGCAGTTACTGAAAGAAATGCTTTGCAGTTTCTTGTAGGTGTCTTCACATCGCGGAAGTATTTGTTATCACTGAATGAAGGGGTTGCTCCTTTGGCTAATGCAATGGAAGAGTTAATGCGCCATGTTCCATCTTTAAGAGGACCTGGTGTAGATGTTATCATTGAAATTCTCAGGAAAGTTGCTACAATGGAGATAGTAGGGCTGGAATCCAAAGAGATGAAGGATTGTCCTGTTCCTATGGAAACAGATTCTGAGGATAAATATAATGCAGGGGTTGCAGTCACTGGAACAGCTGCTCAGAATATGACCAATGAGCGTTTTCTACAGTTATGCATTTCACATGCTATGGTTTTTGTGCATCGAGCATTAGAAACTTCTGATATTTGTAGAATATTTGTTGAGAAGAAGGGTATTGAAGCACTCATGAGTTTTCTAACACTTCCAGGCATTCCATTATCTCCTGATGGGATGACTGTAGCCGTTCACATGGTAGCAGTTTCCAAAGTCTTCACTCACCAGCACTCAAACGTGCTTGCTCAGGTGTATTGTGAATTTCTCAGGGGTCATCTGAGGGCTACTTCTGATGAATTAGATCCTGTTGCTGGAACAAATTTATTAGCTGCAGAAAATGGATTGAACCAGAAAGTATTTTGGTGCTTTTTTGTGCTACAGTTTTTTGTTTTTCTGGCCGATGCAACAAGAGAGAATCGATGGTTGGCAGCACTTATGACAGAATTTGGAAATGGAAGCAAAGACGTACTTATTGACATTGGTAGGATACATCGAGAAATTCTGTGGCAAATTGCACTTTTTGAAGATTCAAAGGTAGGGGTGAAGAAAGATGATGGTCCTAGTGTGAAGGCTCTAACAACTGACTCGGATTCACCTGCTAGTGATATAGATGAACATATGCCCTCTTCTATTGGACAATACGTGGATCTTATTCTTAATCAGCATAGGCAGTCAAGTGTTTGGAATGCTGAACATCAACTTTTTGATTTAATCCACCTATTTCATGATTTTGGCCATCGTGCTCGGCTTCAACGAAGACTGAACATGGACTCTTCTTCTCGTAGTCGACAAATTTCCAGTCGTCAAATTTCTTCTCATTCTGATGAAGGAACATCTAGAAGCAAAACAGAAAGCAGTAAGCCAAAGTCACTTCATTCTTTTTGTTATGAGATTCTAAGGTCATTGTCATTCCACATAAGTCATTTGTTTTCTGAAATGGGTAAGGTCATGCATCTTCCCTCTCGACGCCGAGATGAGTCTCCAACTGTTGGTCCTGCTTCGAAGAGTGTTGCATCTACATTTGCAAACATCTTTCTGGATGACCTCAACTTTGCTGGACATATAAATATTTCAGAGACGGAAGTACCAATCTCAGCCAAGTGTTCTTATCTGGGTAAGGTGGTTGATTTCATTCAGGCTGTTATTGTGGACCGGCAAGAATCGTGTAACCCTGTTTTATTGAACAGTTTCTATGCTCATGGTGTGATCAAGTCTTTACTCACAACATTTGAAGCTACTGGTCAATTACTCTGGACTGTAATGCAGACACCTTCTATGATGGAAACAGAGGTAAAGGAACAGGAGCATAAAGATGAAAGTGATAAGGCTTGGATTTTCAGTACATTAGTTACTTATGCAGGGCTTATGGACCACCTCGTAAGGCCAACTTCCATCTTAGCATCAAATTCATCACAGTTTCTAGTGCAGCCTGTGGCCGGTGGAGATTTTTCTCTCCCTAAGGATCCTGAGAGTTTTGCTAAGGTACTTCAGTCCCAGGTGTTGAAAGCAGTTCGTCCTCTATGGAATCATCCCTTATTTCCTCAGTGCAGTGTTGAATTCATTAGTTTGATTTGTTCTATAATGAAACATGTCTATACTGGAGTTGATGCTAAAATGGTTAAAGCTACTGGAAATGTTGGTAATGCATCCTTTCAAGGTGTTGCACCACCTCTTGATGAATCagcaattgcaatgattgttgaAATGGGGTTTTCAAGGTCAAGGGCAGAGGAAGCTCTTAGACATGTGCGGTCCAATCGTGTTGAGTTAGCAATGGAATGGCTGATCAACCATCCAGAGGAGGCCTCACAAGAAGATGATGAACTTGCACGAGCATTGGCTTTATCGTTGGGGAACACAGATTCTTCATCGACAGAGGAGATGGCTACAGACCAAAAGGTCATGGAGGAAGAAGAGGATTTGGTGCAATCTCCTCCTATTGATGAGATATTATCCACGTGCGTTAAGTTGCTCCAGGCCAAGGACTCACTGGCTTTCCCTTTGAGGGACTTGCTAGTAATTTTGTGCACACGGAATGATGGTCAGGATAGAGAAAGAGTTATTTTGTTCCTTGTTGATCAGCTGAAACTTTGCAATGGAAGTGATGGAAGACATAATAGTTTATTATCCTTGACGTCACATGTTTTGGCTTTAATTTTACATGAGGACAATGTAGCTTGTCAAGTGGCCTCTCAAAATGGTCTTGTGAGTGTTTTGTTGGATGTTCTCTCTAACTTTTGCCCAGCAGAAGTTGAAATGGAGAGCATGCCAGAATTGAAATATGTGACAGCAATATTACTAGTTCTGGGTCATATGGTTCAGGCCAAGCCAAAATCGGATTCTAATGCTTTGATGTCTGATCAGTTGAAGAAAAGAGATGAAAGCCTTCAGAATTCtgaaaatgtggttgataaccAGCAGAAGAGTTTAGAAAATGCTTTTAATGTTGGTGAAGGGTACATGACATCTGAAGAACAGAAAAGAGCGATTGACATTGTCTGCAATTTCATTCAGATTCATTTTCCCTCTACTACCATACAAGCTCTGCTTCAGCTCTGTGCAAGGCTGACAAGAGTCCATGCTATAGCATTGCGCTTCCTTGAAAAGGGTGGACTGGCTGCATTGCTAAACTTGCCAACTAAGTGCTTGTTTTCAGGGTTTGACAATGTTGCAACCACTATCATTCGTCACATTCTTGAAGATCCGCATACTCTTCAGCTAGCCATGGAGTCTGAAATTCGGCACAGTATTGTAGCAGCTTCAACTCGAAATATTGGTGGAAGAGTAAGTCCTCGCACTTTTCTATCAAATTTGGCTCCTGTTATTTCAAGAGATCCTGCTGTTTTTATTTTGGCTGCACGAGCAGTTTGTCAGATTGAAATGCATGGAGAGAGGCCTTATGTGATTTTGTCTAAAGATCGAGAgaaggaaaagggaaaagaaaaagaaaagcttcTGGAAAAAGATAAGCAAGGTACTGGGGATAAGGCCATCCAGGTTGAAAAGGGCTTGCTTGGAAATGTAGGAAATGGATCCATCAAAATTTCTGACGTTGGAGGGAAAACTAAAGGCCATAAGAAATCGTCCCATAACTTTGCAAGTGTGATTGAGCAACTTTTGGATGTAGTCATTCAATTTTCACCTTCTGCTAAAGATGATATTGGAGGGAAATCTCAATGTTTGGGTTCTGCCACAGACATGGAGGTTGATGAGAACCCTCTAGATGGGAAAGGAAAGGCTGTTGTTGGCAAGGATAATGTGGAGCTTGAATGTAAATCTTCAGCTGCTTTGGCAAGAGCTGCTTTTATTTTGAAGTTACTTACAGAAATATTACTAATGTATCCATCAGCAATAAATGTTGTTCTGCGGCGTGATACAGAAAGCAGCCACTTTAAAGGTCCATTACAAGGAGGGTCTACAGTGATGGGCCATGGTGGACCTTTGTACCATGTCCTTAATAGGCTTCTTCCATATGGGGGGCATCATTCAAAAGAGAAGCCACCAAATAGTGAATGGAGACAGAAGCTCTCAAGCAAAGCTAGCCAATTTTTGATGGCAGTGTGTGTCCGTTCTGGGGAAGGACGGAGACGAGTATTTGTGGAGATCGTCAATTTTCTCAATGCTTATTTTGACAGTCATGATGGTGGTTATAAACCTCCTGATTCCCAAATGAATGCTTTTATAGATTTTATCAATGATGTTCTTGCAGCACGTTCACCATCGGGCTCAAATATCTCAGCTGAAGTGTCAAAAACTTTAATTGACGTTGGAGCTGTTCAGGCATTGTGCTTAACACTAAAATATCTAGACTTAGACCATCCTGATTCTGTTAAGATTGTGAATGGCATTGTGAAGGCTTTAGAGTCCTTAACTGTGGAACAGATTCAAAGTCAGGAAGATTCAGAAAATAAACATGGGAGTCGTGGGGCATCTGATTCAAGTCGCCATCAGCTTCCAAATGATGGAGAAAATCAAGAAGGGCCATCATCAGATACAATTGCTCAACCACGACAGAATGAAACAGATTTTGACCAAATGGAATCCTCACATGATGCACTTATGTCCATTCAAAATGCTGCAAATTTGATGATTGGGTCTGAGGAGGATTTTACACACGAGAGTGTTGAAGAAGATGGTGTGGTTGCTGACTATAGCATGGATAATGGTGGGCAAGATAGTTCTgctgatgaggatgaggaagaggaaATGAGTGGCGATGGTGGAGAAGAAGAtgcagaagatgatgatgaagatgaagaggaagatgACGAGGAGCTAGATGAGGATGATGTTCATCACTTGTCACACCCAGATGCTGACCAGGATGACCAAGACGTCCATGAGCTtggtgatgattttgatgaggatgacATTTTGgaagatgaagaggatgatgatgatgagaataaCTTCATATTCAGATTGGAAGATGGGATTGATATGTTCAATCATTTTGAAGTGTTAGGTCGTGAAGGTGATTTTccttcagatccttttcatgtgATGCCAATTGAAGAAGTTTTTGGTGCAAATCGTAGGCAGGGACGCACTACCTCAATCTATAATCTTCTTGGTAGGACAGATGATCGTGGGGCAGCATTTCAGCATCCTTTACTTGTACCATCTGTTCCATCTAGATCGGTGATGCATCGATCTACAG ATGTACACGTGATTTCAGAAAATGCAGGTGATCGGCTTATTATGGACAGGAATCTGGAGAGTACTTCTGCTCCATCTGATCTAGACTCTATTTTTCGAACCCTAAGAAGTGGACGACCTGGGAATCGTCTGAGTAATTGGGCGGACGATAGTCAGCAGCTTCGAGGAACCAATAATTCTTCAATAGCATTGGGTATTGAGGAGCTCTTTGTTTCTCAGTTACGGAGGGCTACACCGGTTGAGGATGGCCCAACAGTTCAAGGAAATGATGCCAATGTGTCACATGAAAAAGGTGAAGCTAGTGTTTCACAAGCTGCAGATGATGGTACTCCAACTTTACAACCACAAGAAGATAATTTAGTTAGAGAGGAACAGGAACAATCACAGACTGAGGGAAATATTGGTGAGAATATAAACACGGATGCAGCTCAACCATTGCAACACAGTTCTGAGGTACAGGTAAATCAATCTACAATTTCGGGTCAACATgaccttgatgtgcaggatgaacGCAATGAACGATCCATGAGGGATGTAGAAGCTGTAAGCCAAGATAGCAGTGGTAGTGGTGCAACTTTGGGTGAAAGCCTTCGCAGCCTGGAAGTTGAAATTGGAAGTGCTGATGGCCATGATGATGCTGGTGAAAGGCCACCTCTAGGAGATTCCCAGACTACAAGGATTCAGGCTTTGGGAAGGGTCCTAGGTGCAACTGGAAACCTCAACCAGATTAATACATCAGGAAATATGGAAGGTGTGCAAGTGGAAAACACCAATAGAGACCCAGTTCAACCTGATACTGTAAGAGAGATGAATCAAACTGTGATTGATGGTGCTTCCACTGAACAACAGCAAACAAACCTGGCTGCAGGACCATCTATTGATCCTGCCTTCTTGGAGGCCCTTCCTGAAGATTTAAGAACCGAGGTACTTGCTTCGCAGCAGAATCAACCGGCACAAACTGTGAATAATGATCCACCAAATACTGATGAGATTGATCCAGAATTTCTCGCCGCACTTCCTCCAGACATTCAAGCAGAAGTCCTTGCACAGCAACGTGCTCAGAGATTGCTCCAGTCTCGCCAGTTTGAAGGACAACCTGTTGATATGGATAGTGCTTCAATACTTGCTACACTTCCTCCTGATCTTCGTGCTGAG GTTTTGTTGACATCTCCTGAGGCTGTTCTAGCAAATATATCTGAATCACTTGTTACTGAGGCACGAAGGTTGCGCCAAAGGTTTGGTTATTATCTTCCCACAGATAGACTAGGAGCAGCCCGAAGAACATTGATTGATAGAAGTAGACGAAATGGTTCTGGGATAGGAGGTAGAAATGGTTCCATGGGGTCAGACAGAGTTGGAAGTTCAAGTACCCACAAAACAATTTTTGGGGATAAATTGATTGAAGCGGATGGGAAGCCTTTAGTTGATGCTCAAGCTTTGAAAGCCATGCTCCGTCTTCTTCGCCTTGTACAG CCTGTTTATAAGGGACCCCTGCAGCGTCTATTATTTAACATATGTACCCACAGTGTTACACGAGTCACCCTTGTGCAACTTCTTTTGGATATGTTGCTTCCTGATGTAGAAGGTTCTGCTGGAAATTCTGATTCTGATGGCATGTCATCATATCGATTATATGGTTGTTTGGGACATGTGAATTATTCTCGGCCACAGCTATCAGATG GAGTTCCACCTCTAGTATCACGTCGTGTATTGGAAACTTTAACGCATTTGGCTCAGAACCATCCGCTTGTTGCAAAACATCTACTTTATTTAGAAGAAAATAAGAGTCTTAAACCCAAAAGAGATCATGATATGGGTCGGGGTAAAGCATTGATGATCGATGAAGAAAATCGATTGGAAACTATAAATGAGGAGGATAGTGGCAAATTTCCTATTGTGTTATTGTTAAAGCTTCTTAATCAGCCTTTATATTCAAGAAGCACTGCTCATCTTGAACAG GTTATGGGTCTTCTTAAAGTAATAATGCAGAGTATTGAAATTGATGCTCAGTCAGGGTCTGAGTCTCAACCTTTGGATTCAGTTCAAAAGCCTGCTCCTCCAGATGGAACAACAGATGACCAGTTAGGTTCTTCAGGGTTGGAGATGGcttcccatgcttcatcttctgGTACAGGAAAGAAATTTGATGCTACGACTGTTCTTCTTGGTATTCCCAAAACAGAGCTTAGATTGTTGTCATCCTTGCTGGCACGTGAAGG CTTGTCTGAACTTGCATATTCTCATTCTGTGGATGTATTAATGAAGTTAGTGAAAATAGTCCCTTCACATCGGCATCTTTTCATTAATGAGTTGGCAAATGCTACGGAGACATTGAGCAATATTGCAGTAAGTGAATTGCAATCTTTTGGGGAGGGAGAAAACATAGTTCTTTCAACTACATTGTCTGGTGCTGCAATTCTCAGAGTGTTACAGGCATTGAGCTCCCTTGCTGCTTCATTTCAAAAAGAAAAGGATGACGAGGTCTTGCCTGAACAAGAGCATGCTGAAAGTTTGGGTACAATTAGGAGCCTAAATGCAGGTCTTGAGCCTTTATGGCAAGAACTCAGCCTCTGCATCAGCAAGATAGAAAATCGGTCATCTTCAATGTCTCTTGTACCTTCAGCTTCTGGTACTAATGGCATCTTACCACCACTACCTCCTGGCACACAAAGGGTCTTACCATATATTGAGGCATTTTTCGTAACATGTGAAAAGTTGCAATCTGGTCAAACAACATCTGGTCAGTTAGAGTGCATAAGTGCCACTGCTACGGAAGTAAAAGAAGCTACAAGCTTGTTTGAGTCTACACAGTCCCTCTCTTCAACAGCTCAGCAAAGGAAAATTGATGAAAAGGGCATCACTCTCATGAAGTTTGCTGAGAAGCACAAGAGGCTTTTGAATGCCTTTGTCCGCCAAAATTCAGGATTGCTTGAgaagtctctctctctcttgttgaaGGTTCCACGCTTAATTGAATTTGACAATAAACGCGCATATTTTAGGTCAAAAATAAGACAACATCAGGATCATCAAAATTACAGTTCTGTGCGCATATCTGTGCGAAGAGCATATGTTTTGGAGGATTCATACAATCAACTTCGAATGAGACAAGCCAGAGAGCTGAAAGGACGATTGAATGTTCACTTTCAAGGGGAGGAAGGTATTGATGCTGGTGGGCTCACAAGGGAATGGTATCAATTATTGTCGAGGGTAATCTTTGATAAAAATGCTTTGCTATTTACTACTGTTGGAAATGAAGCGACATTCCAGCCCAATCCAAATTCTTGTTACCAAACAGAACACCTTTCTTACTTCAAGTTTGTTGGGAGAGTG GTTGCAAAAGCTTTATTTGATGGACAGCTTTTGGATGTTCATTTTACTCGTTCTTTTTACAAACACATACTTGGAGCTAAGGTTACTTATCACGATATTGAGGCTGTGGATCCAGATTATTATAAGAATCTTAAGTGGATGCTTGAG AATGATATAAGGGACATGCCTGATCTTACATTTAGCATGGATGCGGATGAGGAAAAGCTCATACTTTATGAGAAGGAAGAG GTCACAGATCATGAGCTGATTCCTGGTGGGAGAAATATAAGGGTAACAGAGGAAAACAAACATGAATATGTTGATCTTGTTGCTGAACATCGCCTCACTACAGCAATTCGTCCTCAAATAAATGCTTTCTTGGAGGGGTTCAATGAATTGGTTCCAAGAAACTTGATTTCCATCTTCAATGACAAGGAGCTTGAACTTTTAATTAGTGGTCTTCCAGAAATTGATT